The following coding sequences lie in one Deltaproteobacteria bacterium genomic window:
- a CDS encoding carbonic anhydrase family protein, whose translation MGAPVTLRLALCAAMLSGVAAADAASWGYEGAKGPARWGSLHPAFSDCAKGAEQSPIDLAGAEARRQRPIDFDYATAPVVLLNNGHAIQVNYAPGSGMTLDGVRYELLQFHFHHGSEHTVAGVRLPMELHLVHRSNKGALAVVGVLLKEGRENHVLAPIWRHMPARRARATVAPASVDATALLPEERTAWRYRGSLTTPPCTQGVSWVVMTEPVEVSAEQIARYGAIFPNSYRPTQPLNRRSLTRDR comes from the coding sequence ATGGGAGCACCTGTCACCTTGCGCCTGGCTTTGTGCGCGGCCATGCTTTCCGGCGTGGCCGCTGCCGATGCGGCTTCGTGGGGCTACGAGGGCGCCAAGGGTCCGGCGCGCTGGGGTTCCCTCCACCCTGCGTTCTCCGATTGCGCCAAGGGAGCCGAACAGTCGCCCATCGACTTGGCCGGCGCAGAGGCGCGCCGGCAGCGACCCATCGATTTCGACTATGCGACGGCTCCCGTCGTGCTTCTCAACAACGGACATGCGATTCAGGTGAACTATGCGCCGGGGAGCGGGATGACGCTCGACGGAGTCCGCTACGAACTGCTCCAGTTCCATTTTCACCATGGCAGCGAGCATACCGTCGCGGGCGTGCGACTCCCGATGGAGCTGCACCTGGTGCACCGCAGCAACAAGGGCGCGCTCGCGGTGGTGGGGGTGCTTCTGAAGGAGGGACGTGAGAACCATGTCCTTGCGCCTATTTGGCGCCACATGCCGGCCAGGCGTGCCCGGGCCACGGTCGCGCCGGCCAGCGTCGACGCCACCGCGCTGTTGCCCGAGGAGCGGACGGCGTGGCGCTATCGGGGTTCGCTGACCACACCGCCTTGCACCCAGGGTGTTTCATGGGTGGTCATGACCGAACCGGTGGAGGTTTCCGCGGAACAGATCGCCCGGTACGGCGCCATCTTTCCCAACAGCTACCGCCCGACGCAACCCCTCAACAGGCGCTCGCTCACTCGGGATCGGTAG